Proteins from one Paenibacillus amylolyticus genomic window:
- a CDS encoding ATP-binding cassette domain-containing protein, which yields MIRVENLSKSVGVDRVPVLRDIRFDMQQGEMIAVVGSSGSGKSMLLKCLAMMEKWDSGRFTVDGAEILKEGWSGKRKIKREWAYLEQNPELFPRRTALKNVLIGRSGQTPVWRMVTGMVRSDDYMGAMDYLEGLGLLDKAHQIAEKLSGGEKQRVAIARALAHGAKVVLADEPVIGLDPHTADSVLETLRKLCEEERATVIAVLPIELAEKHATRIWGLADGKIAFDIRGRRLTQQEKNQI from the coding sequence ATGATCAGAGTAGAGAACTTGAGTAAATCCGTGGGCGTGGACCGCGTTCCCGTTCTACGGGATATTCGATTTGATATGCAACAAGGTGAGATGATAGCTGTAGTTGGCTCGAGCGGTAGCGGTAAAAGCATGCTGCTCAAATGTCTGGCCATGATGGAAAAATGGGATTCCGGCCGGTTTACGGTGGATGGTGCCGAGATTTTGAAAGAAGGCTGGTCCGGAAAACGGAAAATTAAACGGGAATGGGCATACCTGGAACAGAATCCAGAATTATTTCCGAGACGTACCGCTCTTAAAAATGTATTAATTGGACGATCGGGTCAGACTCCCGTATGGAGAATGGTAACCGGTATGGTCCGTTCCGATGATTATATGGGCGCTATGGATTATCTCGAAGGATTGGGATTACTCGATAAAGCACATCAAATTGCAGAGAAGCTTAGTGGTGGCGAGAAGCAGCGTGTTGCCATTGCAAGAGCACTTGCTCATGGTGCCAAAGTGGTTTTGGCCGACGAGCCTGTAATTGGTCTTGACCCTCATACAGCAGATTCAGTGCTGGAAACGCTGCGCAAATTATGTGAAGAAGAACGTGCAACAGTCATTGCAGTACTGCCTATTGAACTTGCTGAGAAACATGCCACGCGAATCTGGGGACTGGCAGACGGCAAAATAGCTTTTGATATTCGTGGACGAAGACTGACACAGCAAGAAAAAAACCAGATTTAA